A genomic region of Candidatus Aramenus sp. CH1 contains the following coding sequences:
- a CDS encoding formate hydrogenlyase, translating to MVVGMGRVIGQLGRFCLYSDSYVEGECPPLAGEGGAPALPGSFTFTYGPSAGGLLESVRVDMDTLGEYIRRVAVYPLYKEREIRVLGKGVDDVLLLVERVNGAFSASHSIAFLTAVERAMGVEVDPDVLYLRILQVELERVRNNLFVIERLVESAGFLVPMYQLLYLVEKVNRRIGKVFGHRYFFGVNSLGRVRLEGEKVDLSDVEKEFREVYEGILENRIFIDRLQGNGVVRDERSIGPAARAAGLIYDARLEEETLPYRDFDFKVVKYDSADAFGRLVVRGEEVFESLRIISEVNVRQKEYEARPREGEGIGRVESPSGDLAYYVKVDRESRVTDVSLLSPSSVNLRLFSKSMVRNIFTDFPFNWESFGIWVSEVGVRFT from the coding sequence GTGGTGGTTGGGATGGGGAGGGTAATTGGCCAGCTGGGCAGATTCTGTCTCTACTCCGACTCCTACGTGGAGGGCGAGTGTCCGCCGTTGGCTGGGGAAGGAGGAGCCCCCGCTCTCCCTGGTTCCTTCACCTTCACCTATGGCCCCTCGGCCGGTGGCCTCCTGGAGTCAGTACGCGTCGACATGGACACTTTAGGGGAGTACATACGCAGGGTCGCGGTCTATCCTCTGTATAAGGAGAGGGAGATAAGGGTTCTAGGAAAGGGCGTAGACGACGTTCTCCTCCTAGTGGAGAGGGTAAACGGAGCCTTCTCAGCCTCCCACTCCATAGCCTTCCTCACTGCGGTGGAGAGGGCAATGGGCGTCGAGGTAGACCCAGACGTCTTGTACTTGAGGATTCTTCAAGTAGAGCTAGAGAGGGTGAGGAACAACTTGTTCGTGATAGAGAGGCTAGTCGAGTCAGCTGGCTTCCTAGTACCCATGTACCAGTTGCTCTATCTAGTGGAGAAGGTAAACAGGCGGATAGGGAAGGTGTTTGGGCATAGGTACTTCTTCGGCGTAAACTCCCTTGGCAGGGTGAGGTTAGAGGGCGAGAAAGTAGACTTGAGCGACGTGGAGAAGGAGTTCAGAGAGGTCTACGAGGGCATCTTGGAAAACAGGATATTCATAGACAGGCTACAGGGGAACGGCGTTGTGAGGGACGAGAGGAGCATAGGCCCGGCTGCTAGGGCGGCAGGGTTAATCTACGACGCGAGGCTGGAGGAAGAGACGTTGCCCTATAGGGACTTTGACTTCAAGGTAGTCAAGTACGACTCCGCGGACGCCTTCGGCAGGCTGGTAGTGAGGGGGGAGGAAGTGTTCGAGTCCCTAAGGATAATTTCAGAGGTAAATGTAAGGCAAAAGGAATACGAGGCGAGGCCCAGGGAGGGGGAGGGAATAGGGAGGGTCGAGAGCCCCTCCGGCGACCTAGCCTACTATGTCAAGGTCGACAGGGAGAGCAGGGTCACGGACGTCTCCCTGTTGTCCCCCTCCTCGGTGAACTTGAGGCTCTTTTCCAAGTCCATGGTAAGGAACATCTTCACAGATTTCCCGTTCAACTGGGAGAGCTTTGGGATATGGGTATCAGAGGTAGGGGTGAGGTTCACGTGA
- a CDS encoding hydrogenase 4 subunit F — translation MKPEELEVLCLVVLPLLANALFLKGIKYSSVASGVAELVLSSLLYFHLPVVNPFFYVTGFTWYFVVIVASIYLLSSLYSLKYLKGERTRLSERDYFALLNFFASSMFFALVVNNLGLMWVGLEATTVSTVLLVTVEGSETAVEAGWRYLLVISSGISLAFISVILVYYSLHTLEVSSILAPHSSLTLKLASALALVGFGTKVGIFPVNTWLPDAHSESPAPVSALFSGTLLPVALYVMYMVYQVSPLPSLYSAFAIASIAIASISMSSQTSFKRLFAYSSIENMNLALLGLVSGSVLGAIVLLVAHAFGKAGAFYSSGVVYKSTGSKRIDGYGLWRLKLVPYSLILSSLAVTGTPPFGTFVGEFLILSSLAKYSPLEFSLLVPLIAVAFISVNFHVSRMVFKGEGGLREDVFMGAISLASSVVSLAIGVFAVWWLGWGG, via the coding sequence GTGAAGCCCGAAGAACTTGAAGTGCTGTGCTTGGTTGTGCTTCCGCTCTTAGCCAACGCCCTCTTCCTCAAGGGGATAAAGTACTCCAGCGTGGCTTCAGGAGTAGCTGAGCTAGTGCTCTCCTCTCTCCTCTACTTTCACTTACCCGTAGTCAACCCTTTCTTTTACGTCACTGGGTTCACTTGGTACTTCGTGGTCATTGTAGCTTCGATCTACCTCTTGTCCTCCCTCTACTCCCTTAAATACCTCAAGGGCGAGAGGACTAGGCTTAGCGAGAGGGACTACTTCGCACTCCTCAACTTCTTTGCGTCGTCTATGTTCTTCGCTTTAGTTGTCAACAACCTCGGCCTCATGTGGGTAGGTTTGGAGGCCACTACTGTGTCCACGGTGCTCCTAGTCACTGTAGAGGGGTCTGAGACTGCAGTGGAGGCGGGGTGGAGGTACTTGTTGGTTATTTCTTCGGGGATCTCCCTAGCGTTCATCTCAGTAATCCTAGTGTACTACAGCCTCCACACCCTCGAGGTCTCCTCAATCCTGGCTCCCCACAGCTCCTTAACCCTCAAGCTGGCCTCAGCCCTGGCCCTCGTAGGCTTCGGCACAAAGGTGGGCATCTTCCCTGTGAACACTTGGCTACCCGACGCTCACAGCGAGTCCCCGGCTCCCGTCAGCGCCTTGTTCTCAGGGACTCTGTTGCCGGTCGCCTTATACGTCATGTACATGGTGTATCAGGTGTCCCCCTTGCCCTCGCTCTACTCCGCGTTTGCAATAGCCTCCATTGCCATAGCGTCCATAAGCATGTCCAGCCAGACCAGCTTCAAGAGGCTCTTCGCCTACTCCAGTATAGAGAACATGAATTTGGCCCTCTTGGGGCTAGTAAGCGGTTCCGTCCTAGGTGCAATAGTCCTCCTAGTCGCCCACGCCTTCGGCAAGGCCGGGGCCTTCTACTCTTCAGGAGTGGTGTACAAGTCCACGGGTAGCAAGAGGATAGACGGCTACGGCCTGTGGAGGCTCAAGTTAGTCCCCTACTCCCTCATCCTCTCTTCCCTAGCGGTCACCGGTACTCCTCCCTTCGGCACCTTCGTGGGGGAGTTCCTGATCCTCTCTTCCTTGGCCAAGTACTCACCCCTTGAGTTCTCTCTCCTTGTGCCCTTAATTGCAGTGGCCTTCATCTCTGTTAACTTTCACGTTAGCAGAATGGTCTTCAAGGGAGAGGGGGGACTAAGGGAGGACGTGTTTATGGGGGCCATCTCCTTGGCCTCCTCAGTGGTGTCCCTTGCAATAGGGGTCTTTGCGGTGTGGTGGTTGGGATGGGGAGGGTAA